Proteins encoded together in one Streptomyces sp. NA04227 window:
- a CDS encoding MFS transporter — MMGLMAYEETMTGTRSARPTAPSAEAVTTEAVTTEDTSAPAQNGPSAARTWLPRLVAVAVVLAAVNLRPTITSAGALLEEIRDGLGMSGGVAGLLTSLPSLCFAVFGVTAPRLARRFGPAAVVGTGMAAIATGLLIRPWAGGTYGFLAATALALMGIAVTNVLMPVIVKHWFPDRVGSMTGLYSMALALGTASASATTVPLTEGLDGDWHLGLAAWSALAVLALVPWLVLIAKWRSPARPTGTLAAPATAAESAAPAESAERSGPGPRMYRSRTAWSLALFFGLQATGAYVTMGWMAQIFRDAGVAAGMAGLLVAVTMVMGVPLAFVIPRLAGRLPHQGPIVVALGLCGLTGYAGLWAAPAGGAWAWAVLLGISNCAFPLALTMIGMRSRTSATVASLSGFVQSTGYLLSIPGPILVGVLYQHSGGWSVPLALMAALMVPQTVVGVLAGRPRTVEDEAATRA; from the coding sequence ATGATGGGTCTCATGGCGTACGAAGAGACGATGACCGGAACCCGCAGCGCCCGGCCCACCGCCCCCTCGGCCGAAGCCGTCACCACCGAAGCCGTCACCACCGAAGACACCTCCGCGCCCGCGCAGAACGGTCCTTCCGCGGCGCGCACCTGGTTGCCCCGGCTCGTCGCGGTCGCCGTCGTCCTCGCCGCCGTGAACCTGCGCCCCACCATCACCAGCGCGGGCGCCCTCCTCGAAGAGATCCGCGACGGCCTCGGCATGAGCGGCGGCGTGGCCGGGCTGCTCACCTCGCTGCCCTCACTCTGCTTCGCCGTCTTCGGCGTCACCGCGCCCCGCCTCGCCCGCCGGTTCGGCCCGGCCGCCGTGGTCGGCACCGGCATGGCCGCGATCGCCACCGGCCTGCTGATACGTCCCTGGGCGGGCGGCACGTACGGCTTCCTGGCCGCCACCGCGCTCGCCCTGATGGGCATCGCCGTCACCAATGTGCTGATGCCGGTGATCGTCAAGCACTGGTTCCCGGACCGGGTCGGCTCGATGACCGGCCTCTACTCGATGGCCCTCGCGCTCGGCACCGCCTCCGCCTCCGCGACCACCGTGCCGCTGACCGAGGGCCTGGACGGCGACTGGCACCTGGGTCTGGCCGCCTGGTCCGCGCTCGCCGTCCTCGCGCTGGTGCCGTGGCTGGTGCTCATCGCCAAGTGGCGCTCGCCCGCCCGCCCCACGGGGACCTTGGCCGCACCGGCCACCGCGGCCGAATCCGCCGCACCGGCCGAGTCCGCCGAGCGGTCCGGGCCCGGCCCGCGCATGTACCGCAGCCGCACCGCCTGGTCCCTCGCGCTCTTCTTCGGCCTCCAGGCCACCGGCGCCTACGTGACCATGGGCTGGATGGCGCAGATCTTCCGCGACGCCGGGGTGGCCGCGGGAATGGCCGGGCTGCTCGTCGCGGTGACGATGGTGATGGGCGTTCCGCTGGCCTTCGTCATCCCCCGGCTCGCCGGCCGGCTGCCCCACCAGGGCCCGATCGTGGTCGCCCTCGGCCTGTGCGGACTGACCGGCTACGCGGGCCTGTGGGCCGCGCCCGCCGGTGGCGCCTGGGCCTGGGCCGTGCTGCTCGGCATCTCCAACTGCGCCTTCCCGCTGGCGCTCACCATGATCGGCATGCGCTCGCGGACCAGCGCGACCGTGGCGAGCCTGTCCGGCTTCGTCCAGAGCACCGGGTATCTGCTCTCCATCCCCGGGCCGATCCTCGTCGGCGTGCTCTACCAGCACAGCGGCGGCTGGTCCGTACCACTGGCGCTGATGGCCGCCCTGATGGTGCCGCAGACCGTCGTCGGCGTCCTGGCGGGGCGGCCGCGGACGGTGGAGGACGAGGCCGCGACGCGGGCCTGA
- the fabG gene encoding 3-oxoacyl-[acyl-carrier-protein] reductase: MSRSVLVTGGNRGIGLAIARAFADAGDKVAITYRSGEPPSGFLAVKCDITDAEQVEQAYKEIETAHGPVEVLVANAGITKDQLLMRMSEEDFTSVVDTNLTGTFRVVKRANRGMLRAKKGRVVLISSVVGLLGSAGQANYAASKAGLVGFARSLARELGSRNITFNVVAPGFVDTDMTAALTDEQRESIVSQVPLGRYASVGEIAAVVSFLASEDASYITGAVIPVDGGLGMGH; this comes from the coding sequence TTGAGCCGCTCGGTTCTCGTCACCGGAGGAAACCGGGGCATCGGCCTCGCCATCGCCCGTGCCTTCGCGGACGCCGGTGACAAGGTCGCCATCACGTACCGCTCCGGCGAGCCGCCGTCCGGCTTCCTCGCCGTCAAATGCGACATCACCGACGCCGAACAGGTGGAGCAGGCCTACAAGGAGATCGAGACCGCACACGGCCCCGTGGAGGTGCTGGTCGCCAACGCCGGTATCACCAAGGACCAGTTGCTGATGCGGATGTCCGAGGAGGACTTCACCTCGGTCGTGGACACCAACCTCACGGGCACCTTCCGCGTGGTCAAGCGTGCCAACCGCGGCATGCTGCGCGCGAAGAAGGGCCGGGTCGTCCTGATCTCCTCGGTGGTGGGGCTGCTCGGTTCCGCCGGACAGGCCAACTACGCCGCGTCCAAGGCAGGTCTGGTCGGTTTCGCGCGCTCCCTCGCCCGTGAACTCGGTTCCCGCAACATCACTTTCAATGTCGTCGCCCCCGGCTTCGTGGACACCGACATGACGGCCGCGCTCACCGACGAGCAGCGCGAGTCCATCGTGTCCCAGGTGCCGCTCGGCCGTTACGCCTCGGTCGGCGAGATCGCCGCCGTGGTGAGCTTCCTCGCCTCCGAGGACGCCTCGTACATCACTGGAGCCGTCATCCCCGTTGACGGCGGATTGGGCATGGGTCACTGA
- the fabI gene encoding enoyl-ACP reductase FabI gives MSGILAGKRVLITGVLMESSIAFHTAKVAQEQGAEIILTAFPRPTLTERIAKKLPKPAKVIELDVTNDEHLASLEQVVRDELGGLDGVVHSIGFAPQDALGGNFLNTPFESVSTAMHVSAFSLKSLTMACLPLMQEGGSVVGLTFDAQFAWPQYDWMGPAKAALEATSRYLARDLGKQNVRCNLISAGPLGSMAAKSIPGFSELAAVWDTRSPLEWDMKDPEPAGRGVVALLSDFFPKTTGEIVHVDGGVHIMGA, from the coding sequence ATGAGCGGAATCCTCGCCGGCAAGCGCGTTCTCATCACCGGTGTGCTGATGGAGTCCTCCATCGCCTTCCACACGGCCAAGGTCGCTCAGGAGCAGGGCGCCGAGATCATCCTCACCGCCTTCCCGCGGCCGACGCTCACCGAGCGGATCGCCAAGAAGCTCCCGAAGCCGGCCAAGGTCATCGAGCTCGACGTCACCAACGACGAGCACCTGGCGAGCCTGGAGCAGGTGGTACGCGACGAGCTCGGCGGGCTCGACGGTGTCGTGCACTCCATCGGCTTCGCCCCGCAGGACGCGCTCGGCGGCAACTTCCTCAACACGCCCTTCGAGTCGGTCTCCACGGCCATGCACGTCTCGGCGTTCTCGCTGAAGTCGCTGACCATGGCCTGCCTGCCGCTGATGCAGGAGGGCGGCTCGGTGGTCGGTCTGACCTTCGACGCGCAGTTCGCGTGGCCGCAGTACGACTGGATGGGCCCGGCCAAGGCCGCCCTGGAGGCGACCAGCCGCTACCTGGCCCGTGACCTCGGCAAGCAGAACGTCCGCTGCAACCTGATCTCGGCGGGCCCGCTCGGTTCGATGGCCGCCAAGTCCATCCCCGGCTTCTCGGAGCTGGCCGCGGTCTGGGACACCCGCTCCCCGCTGGAGTGGGACATGAAGGACCCGGAGCCCGCGGGCCGCGGCGTCGTCGCCCTGCTCTCGGACTTCTTCCCGAAGACCACCGGCGAGATCGTCCACGTCGACGGCGGCGTGCACATCATGGGTGCCTGA
- a CDS encoding FadR/GntR family transcriptional regulator, which yields MPLSHPRRSALADQVIAELRQQISSGEWPVGSRIPTESELVEQLGVARNTVREAVRALAHNGLLSIRQGSGTYVVATSELAGVMHRRFTNTDPRHIAELRATLESGAAGLAAERRTARDLRQIEAQLVRRDEAWQARDREAFVTADAGFHLAVVAASHNEALLAMYADLGEVLRSWLREDVGEDLAPENLMTHQPLVDAIRAGDSAAAAAEAAHYPLQCRSAVAALGH from the coding sequence ATGCCTCTGAGTCACCCCCGCAGATCGGCGCTCGCCGACCAGGTGATCGCCGAGCTGCGCCAGCAGATCTCCTCCGGCGAGTGGCCGGTGGGCTCGCGCATCCCCACCGAGAGCGAACTGGTCGAGCAGCTCGGGGTCGCGCGCAACACCGTGCGCGAGGCCGTCCGGGCACTCGCCCACAACGGGCTGCTGTCGATCCGGCAGGGCTCGGGCACCTACGTCGTGGCGACCAGCGAGCTGGCCGGAGTGATGCACCGCCGCTTCACCAACACCGACCCACGGCACATCGCCGAGCTGCGCGCCACCCTGGAGTCGGGCGCCGCGGGACTGGCCGCCGAGCGGCGCACCGCACGCGATCTGCGCCAGATCGAGGCCCAGTTGGTACGCCGCGACGAGGCCTGGCAGGCCCGCGACCGCGAGGCCTTCGTGACCGCCGACGCCGGTTTCCACCTCGCCGTGGTGGCCGCCTCCCACAACGAGGCCCTGCTCGCGATGTACGCGGACCTCGGCGAGGTGCTGCGCTCCTGGCTGCGCGAGGACGTCGGCGAGGACCTGGCGCCGGAGAACCTGATGACGCACCAGCCCCTGGTCGACGCGATCCGCGCGGGCGACTCCGCCGCCGCGGCCGCCGAGGCGGCCCACTACCCCCTGCAGTGCCGCAGCGCGGTGGCGGCGCTCGGTCACTAG
- a CDS encoding SGM_5486 family transporter-associated protein produces MPALDPNPQNGQRKLLMVFGAMIAITVIIGVIASFASP; encoded by the coding sequence ATGCCTGCGCTCGATCCGAACCCCCAAAACGGCCAGCGGAAGCTCCTCATGGTCTTCGGCGCGATGATCGCCATCACCGTGATCATCGGCGTCATCGCCTCGTTCGCCTCCCCCTGA
- a CDS encoding histidine phosphatase family protein, producing the protein MSAAEPRRIVLVRHAKADWPDVSDHERPLAERGRKDAPVTGRKLTDSGFVPDLVLCSTATRTRETLKLMVPELPVRPRTVYEERVYEASPGELIALINESPDEVHTLALVGHNPGVQALAEILAGEFDPQAGRRMAERGFPTSAYAVLSFGGPWKSVEPGVGTLVDYWAPGQD; encoded by the coding sequence ATGAGCGCCGCAGAGCCCCGCAGGATTGTTCTTGTCCGGCACGCCAAGGCCGACTGGCCGGACGTGTCCGACCACGAGCGCCCGCTCGCCGAGCGAGGCCGCAAGGACGCCCCCGTCACCGGCCGGAAGCTGACCGACTCGGGCTTCGTGCCCGACCTGGTCCTCTGCTCCACCGCGACCCGGACCCGGGAGACCCTCAAGCTGATGGTCCCGGAACTTCCCGTACGCCCCAGGACGGTCTACGAGGAGCGCGTCTACGAGGCCTCCCCGGGCGAGCTGATCGCACTGATCAACGAAAGCCCCGACGAGGTGCACACCCTGGCCCTGGTCGGCCACAACCCCGGCGTGCAGGCCCTCGCCGAGATCCTCGCGGGCGAGTTCGACCCGCAGGCCGGGCGGCGCATGGCCGAGCGCGGCTTTCCCACCTCGGCGTACGCGGTACTGAGCTTCGGCGGCCCCTGGAAGTCCGTGGAACCGGGCGTGGGCACCCTCGTCGACTACTGGGCACCCGGCCAGGACTGA
- a CDS encoding TldD/PmbA family protein, producing MPPSVDESFTALPLRALADAALARARALGAEHADFRFERVRSASLRLRDARLSGSSDSTDLGYAVRVVHGGSWGFAAGVDLSMDAAARVAGQAVEMAKLSASVIRAAGSKEYVELAPEPVHADRTWVSAYETDPFSVPEEERTARLAEWSARLLAAQGVDHVDATLRSVLENKFYADTAGTVTTQQRVRLHPELTAVAVDSDSGEFESMRTLAPPAGRGWEYALGTGWDWDGELARIPEQLAEKLRAPSVRPGRYDLVVDPSNLWLTIHESVGHATELDRALGYEAAYAGTSFATFDQLGTLKYGSELMNVTGDRTAEHGLATIGYDDEGVAAQSWDLVREGVLTGYQLDRRIAKLTGFERSNGCAFADSPARVPVQRMANVSLLPDPAGLSTEDLIGSVDNGIYVVGDRSWSIDMQRYNFQFTGQRFYRIENGRLAGQLRDVAYQATTTDFWGSMTAVGGPGTYVLGGTFNCGKAQPGQGAAVSHGCPSALFTGVNILNTAQEAGR from the coding sequence GTGCCCCCTTCCGTGGACGAATCCTTCACGGCGCTGCCGCTCAGGGCGCTCGCCGACGCGGCGCTCGCCCGCGCACGCGCCCTGGGCGCCGAGCACGCGGACTTCCGGTTCGAGCGGGTGCGCTCGGCGAGCCTCAGACTCCGCGACGCGCGCCTGTCCGGTTCCTCCGACAGCACCGACCTCGGCTACGCGGTACGCGTGGTGCACGGCGGCAGCTGGGGCTTCGCCGCCGGGGTCGACCTGAGCATGGACGCGGCGGCGCGGGTGGCCGGACAGGCCGTGGAGATGGCGAAGTTGTCCGCCTCGGTGATCCGCGCGGCCGGTTCGAAGGAGTACGTCGAGCTGGCGCCGGAGCCGGTGCACGCCGACCGCACCTGGGTCTCCGCGTACGAGACCGATCCGTTCTCGGTGCCGGAGGAGGAGCGCACCGCGCGGCTCGCCGAGTGGAGCGCGCGGCTGCTCGCGGCGCAGGGCGTGGACCATGTCGACGCCACCCTGCGCAGCGTCCTGGAGAACAAGTTCTACGCGGACACCGCGGGCACCGTCACCACCCAGCAGCGCGTACGCCTGCACCCGGAGCTGACCGCGGTCGCGGTGGACAGCGACAGCGGCGAGTTCGAGTCGATGCGGACCCTGGCACCGCCCGCCGGGCGCGGCTGGGAGTACGCGCTCGGCACCGGCTGGGACTGGGACGGTGAACTGGCCCGGATCCCCGAGCAGTTGGCGGAGAAGCTGCGGGCGCCGAGCGTGCGGCCCGGGCGGTACGACCTGGTCGTCGACCCGTCGAACCTCTGGCTGACCATCCACGAGTCGGTCGGCCACGCCACCGAACTCGACCGCGCCCTCGGCTACGAGGCCGCCTACGCGGGTACCTCCTTCGCCACCTTCGACCAGCTCGGCACGCTCAAGTACGGCTCCGAGCTGATGAACGTCACCGGCGACCGCACCGCCGAACACGGCCTGGCCACCATCGGTTACGACGACGAGGGCGTGGCCGCCCAGTCCTGGGACCTGGTCCGCGAGGGCGTCCTGACCGGCTACCAGCTCGACCGCCGGATCGCGAAGCTGACCGGCTTCGAGCGGTCCAACGGTTGTGCCTTCGCCGACTCCCCCGCCCGCGTCCCGGTACAGCGGATGGCCAACGTCTCACTGCTGCCCGACCCGGCGGGCCTTTCCACCGAGGACCTGATCGGTTCGGTGGACAACGGCATCTACGTGGTCGGCGACCGCTCCTGGTCCATCGACATGCAGCGCTACAACTTCCAGTTCACCGGCCAGCGTTTCTACCGGATCGAGAACGGGCGGCTCGCGGGCCAGCTCCGCGATGTGGCCTACCAGGCCACCACCACCGACTTCTGGGGCTCCATGACGGCCGTCGGCGGTCCGGGGACCTACGTACTGGGCGGCACCTTCAACTGCGGCAAGGCCCAGCCCGGTCAGGGCGCGGCCGTCTCGCACGGCTGCCCCTCCGCCCTCTTCACGGGCGTCAACATCCTGAACACCGCGCAGGAGGCCGGGCGATGA